The Desulfoscipio gibsoniae DSM 7213 genome contains a region encoding:
- a CDS encoding XTP/dITP diphosphatase, protein MDGNTSNYQDIIVSLRKFKSDPIILATRNEGKVRELQQLLLGTDFKVESLACYPDVPEVVEDGDTFKANAVKKAREVAVALGRTTLADDSGLVVDYLDGAPGVHSARFAGPGHDDAANNRKLLQLLNDVPQQKRTARFCCVVAVATPDGQVATTQGSCEGIIIDEPRGENGFGYDPLFLVPQYGKTFAELDSAIKNAISHRGRALQKVRDILKAAANDGNI, encoded by the coding sequence GTGGATGGAAACACATCTAATTATCAAGATATTATAGTTAGTTTAAGAAAGTTTAAGTCTGACCCCATTATTTTAGCTACTCGCAATGAAGGCAAGGTGCGGGAATTACAGCAGCTGTTATTGGGTACTGATTTTAAAGTGGAATCACTGGCATGCTACCCTGACGTGCCTGAAGTGGTGGAAGATGGTGACACATTTAAGGCCAATGCTGTAAAAAAGGCACGGGAGGTGGCGGTTGCACTGGGGAGAACCACCCTGGCCGACGACTCCGGGCTGGTGGTGGATTACCTGGATGGGGCCCCCGGGGTGCATTCGGCCCGCTTTGCAGGACCGGGTCATGATGACGCAGCCAATAACCGTAAACTTTTGCAGCTACTAAATGACGTACCACAGCAAAAGCGCACGGCACGTTTTTGCTGTGTAGTTGCGGTAGCCACTCCCGACGGCCAGGTTGCCACCACACAGGGAAGCTGCGAGGGTATAATTATTGATGAGCCCAGGGGGGAAAACGGATTTGGTTACGACCCCTTATTTTTAGTACCCCAGTATGGCAAAACATTTGCCGAGCTGGACAGCGCCATAAAAAATGCCATCAGCCACCGGGGAAGGGCGCTACAAAAGGTCAGGGATATATTGAAAGCAGCGGCGAATGACGGCAATATATAA
- the rph gene encoding ribonuclease PH: MNRVDGRKNSDMRSVKITRNINKHAEGSVLIEVGDTKVICTATVEERLPSWRKMEGKGGWLTAEYGMLPRSTGQRMMRDAMRGRQNGRSLEIQRLIGRALRSVTDLQALGDYTVTLDCDVIQADGGTRTASITGAFVALADAMHNLVLKGKLEKMPLRDLVAATSVGRVNGELVLDLCYSEDSTAEVDMNIVMTGSGRFVEIQGTGEEASFSRDETSQLLDLAELGIRQLVEYQKSILGTLTDGIGGPR, translated from the coding sequence ATGAATAGAGTGGATGGCAGGAAAAATAGTGACATGCGGTCGGTGAAAATAACCCGGAACATAAATAAACATGCTGAAGGATCCGTTTTAATTGAAGTGGGCGATACCAAAGTTATCTGTACTGCTACGGTGGAAGAACGCTTGCCCAGCTGGCGCAAGATGGAAGGCAAGGGAGGGTGGCTTACCGCCGAATACGGTATGCTGCCCAGGAGCACGGGACAGCGCATGATGCGGGATGCCATGCGGGGCAGGCAAAACGGGCGCAGTCTGGAAATACAGCGTCTTATCGGAAGGGCGCTGCGTTCGGTTACCGACCTTCAGGCACTGGGTGATTATACTGTAACCCTTGACTGTGACGTAATCCAGGCGGATGGGGGCACCCGGACAGCTTCCATAACCGGTGCCTTTGTCGCACTGGCTGATGCAATGCATAACCTGGTATTAAAGGGCAAGCTGGAGAAAATGCCGCTTAGGGATCTGGTGGCCGCCACCAGTGTGGGACGGGTCAACGGCGAGTTGGTTTTGGATCTTTGTTATTCCGAAGATTCCACTGCTGAAGTTGATATGAATATTGTAATGACCGGCAGCGGCCGGTTCGTGGAAATCCAGGGTACCGGAGAAGAGGCTTCATTTAGCAGAGATGAAACCAGTCAGTTACTGGATCTGGCTGAATTGGGCATCAGGCAGTTGGTGGAATATCAAAAAAGCATTCTCGGCACATTGACTGACGGTATCGGAGGCCCCAGATAA
- a CDS encoding MBL fold metallo-hydrolase has protein sequence MQLTVLGCWAPYPRPGEACSGYLLQAGATALMLEAGHGSFARLTKHIDYHQLAGLVVTHYHMDHYADIYCLRHAIEGARRDGRMENTIKLFIPPEPVEIYRQLASYTGAFNVVNIEDLPAVILSPTGAIKDVSAKFARLNDLTLYFIPTAHALPGYAVLARTGEQSFFFTGDTAPTADIVGAAHNVQLLLCEASGLDKDADYLAGAHMTARQAATLAQQAKVQRLILTHFWPEYNVHDLLAQARESFGNSVSAAEQDAVFKWP, from the coding sequence ATGCAATTAACTGTTCTAGGGTGCTGGGCGCCCTACCCCCGACCTGGGGAAGCCTGCTCGGGCTACCTGCTGCAGGCCGGGGCCACGGCACTGATGCTGGAGGCAGGTCACGGCAGTTTTGCCCGGTTGACCAAACATATTGATTATCATCAGCTTGCTGGGCTGGTGGTCACCCACTACCACATGGACCATTATGCCGACATATACTGCCTGCGCCACGCCATCGAGGGAGCCAGGCGTGATGGCCGTATGGAAAACACCATTAAACTGTTTATACCACCGGAACCTGTGGAAATATACCGTCAGCTGGCGAGTTATACCGGGGCCTTTAATGTAGTCAACATAGAAGATCTGCCCGCTGTTATCTTGTCCCCAACAGGTGCTATTAAAGATGTGTCGGCTAAATTTGCCAGGCTAAATGATCTTACCCTGTATTTTATTCCCACAGCGCACGCCCTCCCCGGTTACGCCGTGCTGGCCCGCACGGGGGAGCAATCTTTCTTTTTTACCGGTGACACTGCTCCCACGGCGGATATAGTGGGTGCTGCCCATAATGTCCAGCTACTGCTTTGCGAGGCCAGCGGACTGGATAAAGACGCAGACTATCTGGCCGGAGCGCACATGACAGCCCGGCAGGCCGCTACCCTGGCCCAACAGGCCAAAGTACAGCGGCTCATACTTACACACTTCTGGCCCGAATATAACGTCCATGATTTACTGGCTCAAGCCCGGGAGTCCTTTGGTAATTCGGTGTCGGCAGCAGAACAGGACGCGGTATTTAAGTGGCCTTAA
- a CDS encoding SH3 domain-containing protein → MKKHWNWKQKIKKGFIISCLFTAGLILAPSAVSAATQLTVGGSTVNVRGGPDTNTAIVASVHKGEQFTALDQRGDWYKIKVGNAEGWIAGWLVQAKTVADTPTSYAVVKSNSINVRGGPGTSHTVVSQVNANTKLPVLELSGDWVKVQLPGGGAGWVAGWLVQIQKSGDQPTPAQQVPSAGQADQSSSQPGSQNNTVQVKQATITASTVNVRSGPGTSNGIVAKVNQGEKYTVTEVNGQWLKISLPGGKAGWIAAWLAGVSEVAINQPAAHTGDNNTGPPAQTQPSASSNTVATGGVKIKQATITATAVNVRSGPGTSNSTIAKVNQGEKYTVTEVNGQWLKISLPGGKAGWIAAWLAGVSEVAAAQPNAPSQGSSSGSGGTGNTGNGDNSDNTGINDTGNVQVVINDNDVNLRGGPGTQHNIVAQVSRGARLGVLERTGDWYKVSLEGGVIGWVAGWMVDIEQAEASPAPGDPPVETEDTDQSDKINPGTSLNLEKIEVKQENNHTLVSIKAAGELNYDMFLLTNPQRLVIDLKNTNIGDLPENVTVNTEAVAQMRTGLFGTDPPAVRVVLDLKKAVVSVDKLSSDRQQLDLDIYVPELGEFLQGRVIAIDPGHGGSDPGAIGPTGLQEKDVNLDISLKLAQLLNENGARVVLTRSDDRFVDLYERTAIAQREGAEVFLSIHSNANASRDKNGTSTYYRRDTGEFPPGIDQADNRRLAGAVQSELLRTLGRRSLGVLQSNFVVLRTSTVPAVLAEVAFISNPEEEQMLRQETVRAKVAEALALALNNYFAP, encoded by the coding sequence ATGAAAAAGCATTGGAACTGGAAACAGAAGATAAAAAAAGGATTTATTATATCCTGCCTGTTTACGGCGGGACTGATACTCGCACCTTCGGCAGTTTCTGCCGCCACCCAGCTGACCGTAGGAGGCAGCACCGTTAACGTGCGGGGCGGACCGGACACCAACACCGCTATTGTAGCCAGTGTACATAAAGGGGAACAGTTTACGGCCCTTGATCAGCGTGGCGATTGGTACAAAATCAAAGTGGGCAATGCAGAGGGCTGGATTGCCGGCTGGCTGGTGCAGGCTAAAACGGTGGCCGATACTCCCACCAGTTACGCCGTAGTCAAGTCCAACTCCATAAATGTGCGGGGTGGGCCGGGGACAAGCCATACGGTGGTAAGCCAGGTCAATGCTAATACGAAACTTCCCGTACTGGAACTTTCCGGAGACTGGGTGAAGGTGCAGCTGCCCGGTGGTGGCGCTGGATGGGTGGCCGGCTGGCTGGTGCAAATACAAAAGTCCGGCGATCAGCCAACACCGGCCCAGCAGGTACCGTCAGCCGGTCAGGCTGACCAAAGCAGCAGCCAGCCTGGCAGCCAAAACAATACGGTCCAAGTAAAACAGGCCACGATAACCGCTTCAACAGTTAATGTGCGGTCAGGGCCTGGTACTTCAAACGGCATAGTAGCCAAAGTGAATCAAGGTGAAAAATATACTGTTACCGAAGTTAATGGCCAGTGGCTAAAAATAAGCCTGCCCGGGGGCAAAGCCGGGTGGATTGCCGCCTGGCTGGCCGGCGTCAGCGAAGTTGCAATAAACCAGCCAGCCGCTCATACCGGAGACAATAATACGGGACCACCGGCCCAGACCCAGCCGTCAGCAAGCAGCAACACCGTTGCTACCGGCGGCGTAAAGATAAAGCAAGCTACCATTACTGCCACAGCAGTTAATGTGCGGTCAGGGCCTGGAACTTCGAACAGCACTATAGCCAAAGTGAATCAAGGTGAAAAATATACTGTTACTGAAGTTAATGGCCAGTGGTTGAAAATTAGCCTGCCCGGGGGCAAAGCCGGGTGGATTGCCGCCTGGCTGGCCGGCGTCAGCGAAGTTGCTGCGGCTCAGCCAAATGCCCCTTCCCAGGGCAGCAGTAGTGGTTCCGGCGGCACTGGCAATACAGGTAATGGTGATAACTCAGATAACACCGGCATCAACGACACCGGTAACGTGCAGGTAGTGATCAATGATAACGACGTCAATTTGCGAGGCGGCCCTGGTACACAGCACAATATAGTCGCCCAGGTCAGCCGGGGTGCACGGTTAGGGGTGCTGGAGCGAACAGGCGACTGGTACAAAGTCAGCTTGGAGGGCGGCGTAATTGGCTGGGTGGCCGGTTGGATGGTTGATATTGAACAGGCTGAGGCTTCCCCGGCACCGGGAGATCCGCCCGTGGAAACCGAGGACACCGACCAAAGCGATAAAATTAATCCTGGAACATCCCTAAATCTGGAAAAAATTGAAGTAAAACAGGAAAACAACCATACCCTGGTATCCATCAAGGCCGCCGGGGAACTAAACTACGACATGTTTTTGTTGACCAATCCCCAGCGGTTGGTAATTGATCTTAAGAACACCAATATCGGTGATTTACCTGAAAATGTGACGGTAAATACCGAGGCGGTAGCACAAATGCGCACCGGCTTATTTGGCACAGACCCACCGGCGGTGCGGGTGGTTTTGGACTTAAAAAAAGCGGTGGTTAGCGTGGACAAGCTGTCCAGCGACCGGCAGCAGCTGGACCTGGATATTTACGTTCCCGAGTTGGGCGAATTTTTGCAGGGGCGCGTCATAGCCATTGACCCCGGACACGGCGGCAGTGACCCGGGCGCCATCGGGCCCACCGGCCTTCAAGAAAAAGATGTTAACCTGGACATTTCCTTGAAGTTAGCGCAATTGCTCAATGAAAATGGAGCCCGGGTCGTTTTGACCAGGAGCGACGATAGATTTGTTGATCTATATGAGCGCACTGCTATAGCCCAGCGGGAAGGTGCCGAGGTATTCTTGAGCATCCACAGCAATGCCAATGCAAGTCGCGACAAAAACGGCACTAGCACTTATTACCGTCGTGATACCGGAGAATTTCCCCCGGGTATAGATCAAGCAGATAACCGGCGCTTGGCCGGGGCCGTCCAATCGGAACTGCTCCGGACGCTGGGCAGGCGCAGCCTGGGTGTGTTACAGTCCAATTTTGTAGTATTGCGCACTTCAACTGTACCGGCAGTCCTAGCGGAGGTGGCATTCATATCCAACCCCGAGGAAGAACAAATGTTGCGGCAGGAAACGGTGCGAGCTAAAGTGGCGGAAGCACTGGCCTTGGCACTGAATAATTATTTTGCACCTTAA
- a CDS encoding Gfo/Idh/MocA family protein, translating into MDKLKVGIIGTGLAFSRLHYPAYQELSDKFEIVALCDPEPDKTRPWAERLGLGGNNVYTDYRPMLWRGDINVFDIMVPIEHNFRVTEDVARAISHQPGRAIICEKPLAANYEQARAHAELPRRYGVPIMIAENYRYSEEINIIRDLVRQKRIGNPIYFIHNRVTCFPEDMLKNEFAREEWRQHPVFAGGVIMDSGVHDVAALRHIFGAIDKLQSFGVPQHDDFAPYAVINVNIRFKSGVTGQFSFYSAGKEMQRPLIGLRIFGTAGMIYLEEKDCGTINIAYNDGRAEQINYRPQRGYYNELLNLYNAMAGREVISVTPEMEYGDAKTILDMLRSARDGSTIAVDGGHDYIPAYRSAHQPDFEFQQLSWH; encoded by the coding sequence ATGGATAAGCTGAAAGTGGGGATTATCGGCACAGGTCTGGCCTTTTCACGGCTGCATTATCCCGCTTACCAGGAACTGTCCGATAAGTTTGAAATCGTGGCCCTTTGCGACCCGGAGCCCGATAAAACCCGCCCCTGGGCTGAGCGGTTAGGCCTGGGTGGCAATAATGTTTATACCGATTACCGTCCCATGCTCTGGCGGGGCGATATTAACGTTTTTGATATTATGGTTCCTATTGAACATAATTTTCGGGTCACCGAGGACGTAGCCCGGGCTATATCCCATCAGCCCGGCCGGGCTATTATTTGCGAGAAACCACTGGCTGCTAATTATGAACAGGCCCGGGCCCACGCCGAACTGCCCCGTCGCTATGGTGTGCCCATTATGATCGCGGAGAATTACCGTTACAGTGAGGAAATCAATATCATTCGTGATTTAGTCAGGCAGAAGAGAATAGGTAATCCCATTTATTTCATCCACAACCGGGTGACTTGTTTCCCGGAGGATATGCTGAAAAATGAATTTGCAAGGGAGGAATGGCGCCAGCACCCGGTATTTGCGGGCGGCGTAATCATGGATAGCGGGGTGCACGATGTCGCCGCCCTGCGCCATATATTCGGTGCAATTGATAAACTACAGTCTTTTGGAGTGCCACAGCACGATGACTTCGCCCCCTATGCTGTGATTAACGTAAACATACGCTTTAAAAGCGGTGTAACCGGTCAATTTAGCTTTTACAGCGCGGGCAAGGAAATGCAGCGTCCCCTTATCGGCCTGCGCATATTTGGTACTGCCGGGATGATTTACCTTGAGGAGAAGGATTGCGGTACTATTAATATCGCGTATAACGACGGCCGGGCAGAGCAAATCAATTACCGCCCGCAGCGTGGTTATTACAATGAGCTGCTGAATCTTTATAATGCCATGGCAGGTCGGGAAGTAATTTCCGTCACTCCGGAAATGGAGTACGGGGACGCCAAAACAATTTTGGATATGCTGCGCTCCGCCAGAGATGGCAGCACAATTGCAGTGGACGGCGGCCATGACTATATCCCTGCCTACCGTTCGGCCCATCAGCCTGATTTTGAGTTTCAACAATTAAGTTGGCATTAG
- a CDS encoding GerMN domain-containing protein: MKAAIKFFIYLGLIIVALYSSGCASDAQVSAGQNVTSEQGQVPNDAIGNQTAVNGQTSVKNGQEMGSMSSNNAANSTTPDNTADPQTATGAATTTVVLYFADADGYLQAERRSVNKTAGIARQAMQELCRGPRTQGLSATMPDGTRLLDINIRNGLCTVNFSRELVSKHSGGSGSENATVYSIVNTLTQFSSVEQVQILVDGQVVESIAGHLDVSVPLTRDSELIRASAQVQYK, translated from the coding sequence ATGAAGGCGGCCATCAAATTTTTTATTTATCTGGGACTGATTATAGTAGCTTTATATTCCTCCGGCTGTGCCAGTGATGCACAAGTTTCTGCAGGTCAGAATGTCACCTCAGAGCAAGGGCAGGTACCAAATGATGCTATCGGTAACCAAACAGCAGTTAACGGCCAAACGTCTGTGAAGAATGGACAGGAAATGGGCAGCATGTCCTCCAACAACGCTGCAAATAGCACCACGCCTGACAATACAGCCGATCCCCAAACAGCAACCGGGGCTGCAACCACTACGGTAGTGCTGTACTTTGCCGATGCAGATGGCTATCTACAAGCTGAACGGCGTTCCGTTAATAAAACAGCTGGTATAGCCCGGCAGGCCATGCAGGAATTATGCCGGGGCCCGCGTACCCAGGGATTATCCGCTACCATGCCCGATGGTACCCGGCTGCTGGATATTAATATTCGAAACGGTCTGTGCACCGTCAATTTTAGCCGGGAACTGGTTTCCAAGCACAGCGGCGGGTCAGGTTCGGAAAACGCTACGGTTTATTCGATAGTAAACACTTTAACCCAGTTCAGCAGCGTAGAGCAAGTGCAGATATTGGTGGACGGGCAAGTTGTTGAATCCATTGCTGGCCACCTGGATGTCAGTGTGCCGCTTACCCGAGACAGTGAGCTGATCAGGGCCAGTGCACAGGTGCAGTATAAATAG
- a CDS encoding L,D-transpeptidase family protein gives MLKQKKISYIGMFVAIFLLTSLTVVATILGAGPTRAEAGIVPGCPYYDPALEVKRDLMVKEPALVGDDVTQLQERLKELDYYHGPIDGVYGGATIEAVKEFQRSHGLEPDGVVEEFVWQELDEVQFVWGAQNKTPPPPGEVSIVVDTYRRKLTVLSDGEPYKQYPVAVGKYKTPSPIGNFQVLRKAANWGTGFGTRWLGLTVPWGIYGIHGTNKPHAIGSYASHGCIRMNNHNVEEIYPWVKPGTPVTLIGNQFRYQPSQYRTMRRDERGGDVMEVQLRLQRLGFYDGPIDGIWGGGMEKAVLQFRESRGLSRDNSVNAEVYHLLGLQ, from the coding sequence ATGCTTAAGCAAAAAAAAATCAGTTATATAGGCATGTTTGTAGCAATATTCTTACTTACCTCGTTAACGGTTGTGGCAACAATCCTGGGTGCCGGCCCTACCCGGGCGGAGGCAGGTATCGTGCCCGGTTGTCCCTATTATGATCCGGCGCTGGAGGTAAAACGAGATCTAATGGTTAAGGAACCAGCTCTTGTGGGTGATGATGTAACTCAGTTGCAAGAGCGGTTAAAAGAATTAGACTATTACCATGGTCCCATTGACGGTGTATACGGGGGGGCTACTATAGAAGCGGTGAAAGAATTTCAAAGGTCCCATGGACTTGAACCTGATGGTGTTGTAGAGGAATTTGTCTGGCAGGAACTCGATGAGGTTCAGTTTGTATGGGGCGCTCAAAATAAAACGCCGCCTCCCCCAGGCGAGGTGAGTATTGTTGTGGATACCTACCGGCGCAAATTGACAGTGCTATCAGACGGTGAACCTTACAAACAATACCCGGTGGCGGTGGGTAAATATAAAACTCCCTCGCCCATTGGAAACTTTCAAGTGCTGCGCAAGGCCGCGAACTGGGGTACTGGATTCGGCACCCGTTGGCTCGGGCTGACAGTACCCTGGGGCATCTATGGTATTCACGGAACAAATAAGCCCCATGCCATCGGTAGTTATGCCAGCCACGGCTGTATCCGCATGAACAACCATAATGTGGAGGAGATTTACCCCTGGGTCAAGCCAGGCACACCGGTAACGTTAATTGGCAACCAGTTTCGCTACCAGCCCAGCCAATATAGAACCATGCGGCGGGATGAGCGCGGAGGTGATGTTATGGAAGTGCAGCTACGACTGCAAAGGCTGGGCTTCTATGATGGCCCCATCGACGGTATCTGGGGCGGCGGCATGGAAAAAGCCGTGCTGCAATTCCGTGAAAGCCGGGGCTTGTCCAGAGATAATTCGGTCAATGCTGAAGTGTACCACCTGCTGGGCCTGCAGTAG
- a CDS encoding APC family permease: protein MQLKKVLTLRTIVATSAGLTLSSATFAAAVQVAGFLAGDAAWLAILTGGLLCMTAALCFSELNGMTPSAAGIRLYFSRAFNDRLALTVSMLYMLVIMGVIGAESYILAQVLNEVWPSVPALVWILVMFITVTVINMVGIKIAGGFQDMITYGLILSLVSIAFIALVRVDFQITAPVATGGAVGLVNAVAVGIFLFVGFEWVTPLAEEVTHHRLISRGMLLAIGLLSVIYSLFTMAMTATVSREVLAGSPIPQLIFARSLLGGAGVVWMVVITLAASITTFNAGLISVSRFIYASSREHVLPQVFSKLSMRFFTPWVAVLAIFIIGLVISTVVLVTQRYLVLVNMAAAMESIIYALAGLAVIRLRKKMPGANRPYRIPGGYIIPVTCVVVFTGLTLAVFASFPNVLLYIGLGLLFCFWYVNVVVPELKKRHQAQKGAARQRKRPLPQAGGKAGD, encoded by the coding sequence TTGCAGTTGAAAAAAGTGCTCACCCTGCGTACTATTGTGGCCACCAGCGCCGGTCTGACACTATCCAGTGCCACTTTTGCGGCAGCGGTGCAGGTGGCCGGCTTTTTGGCGGGCGATGCCGCCTGGCTGGCTATTCTTACTGGTGGGCTGCTGTGTATGACAGCGGCCCTTTGTTTTAGTGAATTGAATGGTATGACTCCTTCGGCGGCGGGTATCCGCCTTTATTTTAGCCGGGCTTTTAATGACCGGCTTGCCCTTACAGTGTCCATGCTGTATATGCTGGTCATTATGGGGGTGATTGGAGCGGAAAGCTATATACTGGCTCAGGTTTTAAACGAGGTCTGGCCGTCCGTACCCGCACTGGTTTGGATACTGGTCATGTTCATTACTGTTACGGTGATCAATATGGTGGGTATTAAAATCGCCGGTGGTTTTCAGGATATGATTACCTACGGTTTGATTCTGTCTCTGGTGTCTATAGCATTCATCGCCCTGGTCCGGGTGGATTTTCAAATTACCGCTCCAGTGGCTACAGGCGGTGCGGTGGGACTGGTTAACGCGGTGGCGGTGGGTATTTTCCTTTTTGTGGGATTCGAGTGGGTAACCCCGCTGGCTGAAGAAGTGACCCACCACCGTCTCATATCCCGGGGCATGTTGCTGGCCATTGGTCTTCTCAGTGTTATTTACTCACTTTTTACTATGGCCATGACTGCCACAGTAAGCCGCGAGGTGCTGGCCGGCTCACCCATACCCCAGCTGATTTTCGCCCGCAGTTTACTTGGTGGTGCCGGGGTGGTTTGGATGGTGGTCATAACTCTGGCAGCTTCTATTACTACTTTTAACGCCGGCTTAATCAGCGTATCCCGTTTTATTTATGCTTCGTCCAGGGAACATGTTCTGCCACAGGTGTTCAGCAAGCTGAGCATGCGCTTCTTTACACCGTGGGTAGCCGTGCTTGCTATATTTATCATTGGCCTGGTTATTTCCACGGTTGTGCTGGTGACACAGCGGTACCTTGTGTTGGTGAACATGGCCGCGGCCATGGAGAGTATTATATACGCCCTGGCGGGGTTGGCCGTGATTAGACTGCGCAAAAAAATGCCTGGTGCCAACCGCCCCTACCGCATACCGGGTGGTTATATTATCCCGGTCACCTGCGTGGTAGTTTTCACCGGCCTGACACTGGCTGTATTTGCCAGTTTCCCCAATGTGCTGTTGTATATCGGCTTGGGCCTGCTGTTCTGCTTCTGGTACGTAAACGTGGTGGTACCCGAGCTAAAGAAACGGCATCAGGCCCAAAAGGGGGCTGCCAGGCAGCGCAAGCGACCGTTGCCCCAGGCCGGCGGCAAGGCAGGGGATTAG
- a CDS encoding SCP2 sterol-binding domain-containing protein, which produces MATHEEIAASLQAFCEGYQNNQKLKLMNRDWNRIIVIKANDIDSQHTLTLHNGELSLTQGTPGQTADLVVTSDSETLADMFYGDITPTEPYMNGTLVIQGTEDDIVRLDFISLMIWGE; this is translated from the coding sequence ATGGCTACACATGAAGAAATTGCTGCTAGCTTACAGGCTTTTTGTGAAGGTTATCAAAATAATCAAAAGCTGAAATTAATGAACCGTGATTGGAACCGGATCATTGTAATTAAGGCTAATGATATAGACTCCCAGCATACCCTGACCCTGCATAACGGTGAGTTGTCACTAACCCAGGGTACGCCGGGCCAAACTGCGGATTTGGTGGTTACATCGGACAGCGAAACACTGGCGGACATGTTTTACGGCGATATTACCCCTACTGAACCATACATGAACGGCACTCTGGTTATTCAGGGTACAGAGGATGATATTGTGCGCCTGGACTTTATATCACTGATGATTTGGGGTGAGTGA
- a CDS encoding GNAT family N-acetyltransferase: MYISKTIETKLGLLVFEGPVKGELLANYNMHAELSNFRPPDLQKAALCKITDFPEGMVFIVRNCQTVIGYVTFHYPDGYSRWRRHPAVLELGGIEVANSFRHNHVASRLLEIALSSGLMEKNIVITTEYFRHWDTNGNRMNVWEYRKMLDRLFGKFGFVVKPTDDPDIREHSVNALMARAGSELNKDDLILFERLQFKKSML; this comes from the coding sequence ATGTATATATCGAAAACCATTGAAACCAAGCTCGGCTTACTGGTATTTGAAGGGCCGGTTAAAGGCGAATTATTAGCCAATTATAACATGCATGCTGAATTAAGCAATTTTCGGCCGCCGGATCTTCAAAAAGCCGCGCTGTGCAAAATTACAGATTTTCCTGAGGGCATGGTATTTATTGTCCGCAACTGCCAGACAGTCATCGGCTATGTTACTTTTCACTACCCTGATGGTTACAGCAGGTGGCGCAGGCACCCTGCAGTGCTGGAACTGGGGGGTATTGAAGTAGCCAATAGTTTCAGGCACAACCATGTGGCTTCTAGATTACTTGAAATAGCTTTAAGCAGCGGGCTTATGGAAAAAAATATTGTTATTACCACTGAATACTTCCGGCACTGGGATACAAACGGCAACCGAATGAATGTCTGGGAATACAGAAAAATGTTGGACCGGCTTTTTGGAAAGTTTGGATTTGTTGTCAAACCAACCGACGACCCCGATATTCGGGAACATTCGGTCAATGCTTTAATGGCCCGCGCCGGCTCGGAATTGAACAAGGATGATCTAATACTTTTCGAAAGATTACAATTTAAAAAATCAATGCTTTAA
- a CDS encoding AAA family ATPase gives MKTVAVYGFAASTGKSSVAKELAGFFHLQGRSTMLVDMDLVKGNLAERLGLNSSPNIGIWLKDIFKWLDSIPCWKIKYTMDEIEPYLQTFDGLSVLASNTEGNLAGSPLLLNGVDVLLRSLLDTSFDVLIFDTNEEVRDYTLNMLLRMNKVLLVAEPFGFSLPNAEAFVRLLVDEGFSMDKFGLVLNRYPTYAEEDPLEISRALGVPLYGVLPNYPDLTGKKGYARIFTMNRTNRFTEEVGKIADKIWGENFFV, from the coding sequence ATGAAAACGGTGGCAGTTTACGGTTTTGCTGCCAGTACGGGCAAATCCTCCGTAGCTAAGGAATTAGCCGGTTTTTTTCATCTACAGGGCCGCAGTACCATGCTGGTGGATATGGATCTTGTAAAGGGTAACTTGGCTGAAAGGCTGGGCTTGAACAGCTCACCGAACATCGGCATATGGCTAAAGGATATATTTAAGTGGCTGGATAGTATACCTTGCTGGAAAATTAAATATACCATGGATGAAATAGAACCATACTTGCAAACCTTTGATGGCTTATCAGTACTGGCCAGTAACACTGAAGGCAATTTAGCCGGTTCACCATTGCTGCTAAACGGTGTCGATGTCTTGCTGCGCAGTTTGCTGGATACATCATTTGATGTGTTGATATTTGACACTAATGAAGAAGTGCGCGATTATACATTAAATATGTTGCTCAGAATGAATAAAGTGCTTTTAGTTGCTGAGCCATTTGGCTTTTCTTTGCCAAATGCGGAAGCTTTTGTGCGCCTGCTGGTTGATGAGGGGTTCAGTATGGACAAGTTTGGGCTGGTGCTGAATCGTTATCCTACCTATGCTGAGGAAGACCCCCTGGAAATAAGCCGGGCCCTGGGGGTACCCCTTTACGGAGTATTGCCCAATTATCCGGATTTAACTGGGAAAAAAGGTTACGCCAGGATTTTTACTATGAACCGCACCAACCGGTTTACTGAAGAAGTGGGTAAAATTGCCGACAAAATATGGGGTGAAAATTTTTTTGTCTAA